The Arvicola amphibius chromosome 5, mArvAmp1.2, whole genome shotgun sequence genome contains the following window.
TCAAGAACCATAATTATATGGAATCGATGAGATATTTGAAAAGTGGACATGAAGTTTGGAGAGGTAGTAAAGTTAGGAATGGACTGTGGAGGAACCCCCTCCCAGTGAAAGGTGGGATGaatatatcaatacataatatgaaagaataaagtcaatactatattaaaattcagaattgttttgagcTTTAGAATGTTTAGAACACAGTGGTGTTAGTTCATTGGAAGTCTGGAAATTTGGTGGATATAAGTCAATTTTCTTGTAATTTCCCATTTGGAATGGACATAATCCAACATATGTCTCTCAACTTTAGAGTAGAAACACATTACTTGTGTAGATGttttaagttcttttatttttgagactgtagCATAACTAGATaatttcctccccccttccctttccttcctcttagcCTTCCCATatactccctttctctctttcaaatgcatggcctcttatttctttaattgttgttatgaATATACTTCtatattcctaagtataaccAAACCAGTCTTACAGTGTTACTTGTATATAgcttttcagggctgaccatttggtattagataatcaGTTAGTTTCTctcactctcagcatttcttagttacctgtagttctttgtgtatggCTGAGGCCTCATAGGCTTTTTCCTGTGCAATTTGGCATGGCGATTGTTGCCTTTCTTCAGCTGGTGTTTAGGTGGGAGTGCATGGACATAGCTTCTGACATTATCAGGAGACGAAGCCAGCTCCCTGATCCTctagctcttataatctttccaccccctcttcagGGACATTTCTTGAGTGAGAAATTCTTTTGTAGATGTACTCATttggactgggctccacaactctgcattttgagtggttgtggggtttttttgtaatGGTCTGCATCTATTGCAAAGGAAAATGTTCTTGATAAGGGATGAAGACTACTGATCTGTTgatataagaacaaatatttagaaagcagttagCAATTATGCAGCTTATAATGAACTGGTGGTAGGTTCTTCCCCAAGGCCCATGACTTCAGTAACCATAGGTAGTGAGCTATGTTTCCAGATAtggttttcctcttgttgagGGTGTCTTGAGTCCAGTTAGAGGGCTCTTGGTTGTccccaaggtatgtgtgccactactatACCCATAGAGTTATAGCATGTCATTCTCATCATTATATAGCCAAGGGTGGAACAGATAGACTTTTATTATTGgaatagaataaatatatttacatattggAAGGCCAATATTAGAAGACAAGATATAAATTGTTATATCTTAAATTGGATTTTCTGACAAATGAAATGTTGACTTCTAAGACCTAGAaagtaaaaattagaaaaatttagaaatgagATTGTTGAGATTGTTTGTAATCAGCAAAGTGAGGTCACACACTAGTATGACTCACAGTTATGACTGGGTATCCAAATGTAATAAATTTGCTTAAATTCAgtcccctttcttttccctccaatTTCTATATCTATCTCCACTATACATTCCCAATTTCATGTGCTCTTTTTTTAAACCCACTGAGTTCACTTAGTATTCACGGGTGTATGATGATCTACTACAGCATGGGTAGCCTCTCAAGGGCTGTATCTGgatctttccttttccatcttctAAGATGTTTCCTGATCTATAGGGGTAGGCGGGATGGTATCACTATCCCATTTAGAACAGAATACTCTGACGTCTTTTAGTTTCTGCACACTGGCCAACTGTGGGGCTCTCTATCAATAATCTGTAAAAGGAATCTTCTCGAGACCcattgatctatgggtataaaggTAAGAACTTAGGAGGCCGTTTATTACTTTGTACATTTAGCAGAATATTAGTAGTAGTTTTACCCTAGGGTCCATGATCTAGTGAGCCATAGATTCAGGGACCAGTTAAGAGTACTGGGAATGAGTTCCACCTTTTGGAGTGGAcattattggggggggggtgtcttgagacagggtttctctgtagctttggagcctgtcctggaactagctcttgtagaccagactgtactcgaactcacagagatctgcctgcctctgcctcccaagtgctgggattaaaggcgtgggccaccaccgcccggaccGTGGAGTGGACTTTAAATCCAAGCAGTGAGTGGCTGGCTACTCCCATCATTCACGTCACTCTTACACCAGGGGGCTGATCTTGCTAGAGCAGTTGCTACTGTAGCTTGCAGAGTTCACTGTTGGCAACGACGCTGATTACTTTTCTCTCTCAATAACAGTACACAGACCCTTCCAGCACTTGAGTTCTCCGTGTCCCTGACTCAAGCATATGGAGTCTTCTGCAGAGTCTAAACATCAGATTCTGAATGGTAACAAAGAACAATGGTCATAGCATCTAGGGTTTTTGGGGTATCTCTACAGCTCGAAGAACACTGtggaaaatgggggtggggagctttAAGACAGGGGAAAGGGCTCAGAAATGCCATCCTCTAGGCATAGCACAGAAACCGCAATCAGGAACTTTGAACAACTAAAGGTGACTGCATTGGGTATGCACAAGAATGGGTCCATCAACAGCCCAGCAAGAATGTAGGAAGAACTCAGAGGGCCCTGTCCTTCACTGATGAACCATTTTCTCTATGTAGATTCAAAAAATGGGAACTCATGACTTTCGGTTGTATAACCCCTGGTGACCCCAGCAGGCTCCAGTAGATAGTCCCaatcccatagtcacactgatgtcCCTGGTTAAACTAAATAGGTCATGCAGCAAAACCAAAGATCACAAATCTGGGAAAGGGACAGTTAGGTAGGGGAAGGGGCTGATAGACTTGAAAAGGAGATAAGAGGGGGTTGTGGGAAGAATGTAGCCAGAATACATCctgtacatgtgtgaaattgcCAAAGAATTAAATTCCCAAATTAGTTTGTTTCTTGGTAGTGCAAGTATTAACACTTACACTAACAGCTTATATAGATGCTAACAAAAAAGCAACTAAAATTCTTATaccacaaaaggaaataaaatgtcaaaatgaaactTAGCATGTTATATGTTACTTTTGAAAAAGGCAAATAAGGCCGCTCCTGGTGCTGCCTATGTGCTCCTTCAGTGCAGACCTGGTGCCTCTTTTGTGAAGCAGCAGCTGAGGAGACTCGGGCGTTCGCCATGGCCAATGAGAAACCCAAGGAAGGAGTCAAGACGGAGAACAACGACCATATTAATTTGAAGGTGGCAGGGCAGGATGGCTCTGTGGTGCAGTTTAAAATTAAGAGGCATACACCATTTAGTAAACTAATGAAAGCCTATTGTGAACAACAGGGTTTGTCAATGAGGCAGATCAGATTCCGGTTTGATGGGCAGCCAATCAATGAAACAGACACACCTGCACAGTTGGAAATGGAGGATGAAGATACGATCGATGTGTTCCAGCAGCGGACAGGAGGTGTCTATTAAAAAGGGAACCTGCTACTTTACTCCAGAATTTTGTTATAGACCAAGAATACATTCGCAATTAGAAAGCTGCAatttaattccttgttcccatatccacccttcctatatcccaaccatcctatttccccaagctcttcccatcctccacttcacacttttctctccctatccccccccctccctagggttggcagagacttgactctagaggggttcccaggtgtccaggaagacgcccccagctagttccttgggcagctgaggagagggtgccagaaatgtccagatcctattgccatactcatgaatatcttgcatatcaccatagaaccttcacctggcattggatggagaaaatgacagagccccacataggagcaccggactgagctcccaaggtcctgatgaggagcaaaaggagggagatcatgagcaaggaagtcaggaccgtgaggagtgcgtttacccattgagacgatgggacagatctaacgggagaccaccaagtccagttggaatgggactgatggaacaggggaccaaaccggactctctgaatgtggctgacggtggaggaggactgagaaaccaaggacaacggcgatgagcatgaactctacagcatggacgggctcactgtgagccttgtcagtttggttgctcaccttcctggacttagagggagctgggaggaccttggacttaacatagcgaagggaaccctgatggctctttgtcttggagaggggtggagtgggggtatggtggaagggaggggagggaagggggaggaggaggggaggagatggaaatttttaattaaaaaaatgagaaaaaaaaaagaaagccgcAATTTGGTTCCACCACATCCTGACTACTACAGTAAagttttctctattctttcatttccctgtgcccatttcttTATTGCACATAAAGTAACTGGTGTATGTGCACAAGCATATTgcgcttttttcttttttaaac
Protein-coding sequences here:
- the LOC119815489 gene encoding small ubiquitin-related modifier 2-like isoform X2 → MANEKPKEGVKTENNDHINLKVAGQDGSVVQFKIKRHTPFSKLMKAYCEQQDTPAQLEMEDEDTIDVFQQRTGGVY
- the LOC119815489 gene encoding small ubiquitin-related modifier 2-like isoform X1 — protein: MANEKPKEGVKTENNDHINLKVAGQDGSVVQFKIKRHTPFSKLMKAYCEQQGLSMRQIRFRFDGQPINETDTPAQLEMEDEDTIDVFQQRTGGVY